Proteins found in one Triticum urartu cultivar G1812 chromosome 4, Tu2.1, whole genome shotgun sequence genomic segment:
- the LOC125554214 gene encoding transcription factor ILI3-like encodes MSSRRGRITDEEINELISKLQALVPESSRRRSASRSSASKLLKETCGYIKSLHQEVEDLSDRLSELMSTLDETSPQAEIIRGLLR; translated from the exons atgTCGAGCCGCCGTGGCAGGATCACCGACGAGGAGATCAACGAGCTCATCTCCAAGCTCCAGGCGCTGGTCCCGGAATCATCCCGCCGCCGCTCCGCGAGCCGG TCGTCGGCGTCGAAGCTGCTGAAGGAGACGTGCGGATACATCAAGAGCCTCCACCAGGAGGTCGAGGACCTCTCCGACAGGCTCTCGGAGCTAATGTCGACCTTGGACGAGACCAGCCCCCAGGCCGAGATCATCCGGGGCCTTCTCCGCTAG